A stretch of Pseudoclavibacter chungangensis DNA encodes these proteins:
- a CDS encoding ABC transporter ATP-binding protein has translation MSAERSFTALARLWPFVRPVAWYLAGGLAASIVAAALGLVGPQIIRIIVDGPVTSGDRTQVVWGALVLLGVGVGEAALWFLRRVLVLTPMVGVERRLRDRLFGHLGDLPAAFHDEWESGQLLSRSSADLARLRRWLSFGFIMLVVNLLTIVGGASVLVWLDPLLGLTYLAFAVPSGVLTYRFQRRYRVLARRSQDQAGRLATSVEEAAKGVRVIRAFGRRPEFVDAFADGAQRLRTTELAKAREQANVRSWLIALPQLALTACLGIGVFRVAGGELTVGSLSAFLVTAAMLSWPIRWIGVLLADTLDAATSTTRLFEVLDARNTVTDPEHPLTVPDGPGELRFEGVGFTYPPRGREDDGTDADRSVLRGLDLVLRPGETVALVGATGSGKSLVTELAVRLHDPTAGRVVLDGVDVRDVRRNELRTHVAIAFEQPLLFSASVRENVLLGRPDASDAALTEALEVAQADFVFELPDGVDTRIGEEGHSLSGGQRQRLALARAIAARPRVLVLDDPLSAVDVRTEARATAALREALAGVTTLVVAHRSSTVALADRVAVLRDGRISAIGDHRELLADDPYYRGLLWQGEFLDEEATA, from the coding sequence ATGTCCGCCGAACGGAGCTTCACCGCGCTCGCGCGCCTCTGGCCGTTCGTCCGCCCCGTGGCCTGGTACCTCGCCGGCGGGCTGGCCGCCTCGATCGTCGCCGCCGCGCTGGGCCTCGTCGGCCCGCAGATCATCCGCATCATCGTCGACGGCCCCGTGACGTCCGGTGACCGGACGCAGGTCGTGTGGGGCGCACTCGTGCTGCTCGGTGTCGGCGTCGGCGAGGCGGCACTGTGGTTCCTGCGCCGCGTGCTCGTGCTCACGCCCATGGTCGGCGTCGAACGTCGGCTGCGGGACCGCCTCTTCGGCCACCTCGGCGACCTCCCCGCGGCGTTCCACGACGAGTGGGAATCGGGCCAGCTCCTGTCGCGCTCCTCGGCCGACCTCGCACGCCTGCGACGGTGGCTGTCGTTCGGGTTCATCATGCTCGTCGTCAACCTGCTCACGATCGTCGGCGGTGCGAGCGTGCTCGTGTGGCTCGACCCGCTGCTCGGGCTCACCTACCTCGCGTTTGCCGTGCCCAGCGGCGTGCTCACCTACCGCTTCCAGCGCCGCTACCGCGTGCTCGCGCGACGCAGTCAGGACCAGGCGGGCCGGCTCGCGACCTCGGTCGAGGAGGCCGCGAAGGGCGTTCGCGTCATCCGCGCGTTCGGCCGTCGCCCCGAGTTCGTCGACGCGTTCGCCGACGGTGCGCAGCGATTGCGCACGACCGAGCTCGCGAAGGCACGCGAACAGGCGAACGTGCGCTCCTGGCTCATCGCGCTGCCACAGCTCGCGCTCACCGCGTGCCTCGGCATCGGCGTGTTCCGCGTCGCGGGCGGCGAGCTCACGGTCGGCTCGCTCTCGGCGTTCCTCGTGACCGCGGCGATGCTGTCGTGGCCGATCCGCTGGATCGGTGTGCTGCTCGCCGACACGCTCGACGCCGCGACCTCGACGACGCGCCTGTTCGAGGTGCTCGACGCCCGGAACACCGTGACGGACCCCGAGCACCCGCTCACCGTCCCCGACGGGCCGGGCGAGCTGCGCTTCGAGGGCGTCGGCTTCACGTACCCGCCCCGCGGTCGCGAGGACGACGGGACGGACGCCGACCGTTCGGTGCTCCGTGGCCTCGACCTCGTGCTGCGGCCAGGCGAGACGGTCGCGCTCGTGGGCGCGACGGGATCGGGCAAGAGCCTCGTCACCGAGCTCGCGGTGCGGCTGCACGATCCGACCGCCGGGCGCGTCGTGCTCGACGGTGTCGATGTGCGGGACGTGCGCCGAAACGAGCTGCGCACGCACGTCGCGATCGCGTTCGAACAGCCGCTCCTGTTCTCGGCGAGTGTGCGCGAGAACGTCCTGCTCGGTCGCCCCGACGCGAGCGACGCGGCGCTGACCGAGGCGCTCGAGGTCGCGCAGGCCGACTTCGTCTTCGAGCTGCCCGACGGCGTCGACACGCGGATCGGTGAGGAGGGCCACAGCCTCTCGGGCGGTCAACGGCAGCGCCTCGCCCTCGCTCGGGCGATCGCCGCCCGACCGCGCGTGCTCGTGCTGGACGACCCGCTCTCCGCGGTCGACGTGCGCACGGAGGCCCGCGCGACCGCGGCGCTCCGCGAGGCGCTCGCGGGCGTGACGACACTCGTCGTGGCGCACCGCTCGTCGACGGTCGCGCTCGCCGACCGCGTCGCGGTGCTGCGTGACGGGCGCATCTCGGCGATCGGCGACCACCGAGAACTGCTCGCCGACGATCCGTACTACCGCGGGCTGCTGTGGCAGGGCGAGTTCCTCGACGAGGAGGCGACCGCGTGA
- a CDS encoding FUSC family protein gives MRAILTTFRAKKRLPLLQVAKTAVAIAIAWLLSVALLQVEMPIFAAIATVIVVAPSVNQTFAKGIERTIGVLIGVAIAAGMSALFPTSGPMVLATTAVALLLAWVLRVTPGALNQMVISAMLVLALGGTTPFYALDRVIETIIGAASGFAINALVVPPVLVGPAREQLRLLGTEVAATFDRLAGTLLARQRPADLQALMIEARLLRPMRDRAETSIDTALESLRMNPRGRRHRDELEAMQALLDDRLSPIVTQVIGMTRALVDQYDESIVEEDTMPALAEEFRRAAHDVRLAVHVAEVDPTPMTSAIPALTSPLRLRPPNSDHWILFGSLMEDLRRIRAELRGEDDGDD, from the coding sequence ATGCGCGCGATCCTGACGACCTTCCGGGCCAAGAAGCGTCTTCCGTTGCTGCAGGTGGCCAAGACGGCCGTCGCGATCGCGATCGCCTGGCTGCTCTCCGTCGCGCTCCTGCAGGTCGAGATGCCGATCTTCGCGGCCATCGCGACGGTCATCGTCGTGGCGCCGAGCGTCAATCAGACCTTCGCGAAGGGCATCGAGCGCACGATCGGTGTGCTCATCGGCGTGGCGATCGCGGCCGGAATGTCGGCGCTGTTCCCCACGAGCGGGCCGATGGTACTCGCGACGACGGCCGTCGCGCTCCTGCTCGCCTGGGTGCTGCGCGTCACGCCGGGCGCGCTCAACCAGATGGTGATCAGCGCGATGCTCGTGCTCGCGCTCGGTGGAACGACGCCGTTCTACGCGCTCGACCGTGTCATCGAGACGATCATCGGAGCGGCCTCCGGGTTCGCGATCAACGCACTCGTCGTCCCGCCCGTGCTCGTCGGCCCCGCGCGCGAGCAGCTGCGACTGCTCGGCACCGAGGTCGCGGCGACCTTCGATCGGCTCGCGGGCACGCTCCTCGCCCGGCAGCGTCCGGCGGACCTGCAGGCGCTCATGATCGAGGCACGCCTCCTGCGGCCCATGCGCGATCGCGCCGAGACGAGCATCGACACCGCGCTCGAGTCGCTGCGCATGAATCCGCGCGGGCGTCGGCATCGCGACGAGCTCGAGGCCATGCAGGCGCTGCTCGACGACCGCCTCTCGCCGATCGTCACGCAGGTGATCGGCATGACGCGGGCACTCGTCGACCAGTACGACGAGTCGATCGTCGAGGAGGACACGATGCCCGCGCTCGCGGAGGAGTTCCGTCGCGCCGCACACGACGTGCGTCTCGCGGTCCACGTCGCCGAGGTCGATCCGACACCCATGACCTCGGCGATCCCCGCGCTCACGTCACCGCTCCGGCTGCGACCGCCGAACTCCGACCACTGGATCCTGTTCGGCTCGCTCATGGAGGACCTCCGCCGCATCCGCGCGGAGTTGCGCGGCGAGGACGACGGCGACGACTGA
- a CDS encoding NAD(P)/FAD-dependent oxidoreductase: MYINNGASPRDARAQDDDAVRLDALVVGAGPAGIGTALALAAVDGLTFGVLERGRVGQSFRDWPAAQTFLTPSFTGNGFGASDLNAIHPETSPAFSLGVDYPTGPQYANYLRGVVKHFRVPVMEHAAVEAVRALDDGFELDTERGPVRTRSLVWAGGEFGDPRAPRLPGAGFAVHSSAPEAWGERGGAVVVIGGYESGVDIACHHIARGATVTIIDPDEPWDRRPGSDPSFRLAPRSRMRLRAAFETGRLHPVPERVVAVKADGDGFTVRLADGRMVRGDSAPIAATGFGPGLGPVAHLFEEREDGWPLLDEDDGSTLAPGLFLSGPSIRHGGLRFCFVYKFRQRFAHIARRIGERAGKDTSALEAWRAAGMLTDDLSCCGVECEC, encoded by the coding sequence ATGTATATCAACAATGGGGCCTCGCCGCGTGATGCCCGGGCGCAGGACGACGACGCCGTGCGGCTCGACGCGCTCGTCGTCGGAGCCGGACCCGCGGGCATCGGCACCGCGCTCGCGCTCGCGGCGGTCGACGGGCTGACCTTCGGCGTACTCGAACGCGGTCGTGTCGGTCAGTCGTTCCGTGACTGGCCGGCGGCACAGACCTTCCTCACGCCGTCGTTCACGGGCAACGGGTTCGGCGCGAGCGATCTGAACGCGATCCACCCAGAGACCTCCCCCGCCTTCAGCCTCGGCGTCGACTACCCGACCGGCCCGCAGTACGCGAACTACCTGCGCGGGGTCGTGAAGCACTTCCGCGTGCCCGTCATGGAGCACGCGGCCGTCGAGGCGGTGCGGGCGCTCGACGACGGCTTCGAGCTCGACACCGAGCGCGGTCCCGTGCGCACCCGCTCGCTCGTGTGGGCGGGCGGCGAATTCGGTGACCCGCGTGCGCCGAGGCTCCCGGGGGCGGGGTTCGCCGTCCACTCGAGTGCCCCCGAGGCGTGGGGTGAACGTGGCGGTGCGGTCGTCGTGATCGGCGGCTACGAGTCGGGCGTCGACATCGCCTGTCATCACATCGCGCGCGGCGCGACCGTGACGATCATCGACCCCGACGAGCCGTGGGATCGGCGTCCGGGGTCCGATCCGTCGTTCCGCCTGGCGCCGCGCTCCCGCATGCGTCTCCGGGCCGCGTTCGAGACCGGTCGTCTGCACCCGGTCCCGGAGCGGGTCGTCGCGGTCAAGGCGGACGGCGACGGCTTCACGGTCCGCCTCGCCGATGGGCGAATGGTTCGCGGTGACTCGGCGCCCATCGCCGCGACGGGATTCGGCCCTGGCCTCGGCCCCGTCGCCCACCTCTTCGAGGAGCGCGAGGACGGCTGGCCGCTGCTCGACGAGGACGACGGGTCCACGCTCGCGCCGGGCCTGTTCCTGAGCGGGCCCTCGATACGGCACGGCGGCCTCAGGTTCTGCTTCGTCTACAAGTTCCGGCAACGCTTCGCACACATCGCGCGACGCATCGGTGAGCGTGCGGGCAAGGACACGAGCGCGCTCGAGGCGTGGCGTGCCGCGGGCATGCTCACCGACGACCTCTCGTGCTGCGGTGTCGAGTGCGAGTGCTGA
- a CDS encoding arsenic resistance protein: protein MLSALDRPVATSVLLLGAIAIGSAIGGVAPEAGARVGALADPLVLALVTAVFATVRLEGLRELRRCSRLALIAAGVNFLVVPVVAFALTRLLPDEAIRLGVLTYCLAPCTDWFLGFTRLAKGDTTTGAALVPLQMLIQLALYPAWLAVFSGLPGSGVLESAVPALLTWFVLPAAIGLGIGLVARRVLPDRISASVEAGVDRAVPVIIALLVVALFAGNVGTILAEPSAFALVLGVVFLFFVAMWGIGEAVARAFRLRRDEHALLTITTSARNAPLMIGLTSIALPDQPLVVAAIVLGMLIEFPHLTVLTHLLRRGRREAPSVGPARVAA from the coding sequence GTGCTGAGCGCGCTGGACCGGCCCGTCGCCACGAGCGTGCTGCTGCTCGGGGCGATCGCCATCGGTTCGGCGATCGGTGGTGTGGCGCCCGAGGCCGGTGCGCGCGTGGGGGCGCTCGCCGATCCGCTCGTCCTCGCGCTCGTCACGGCCGTCTTCGCGACGGTTCGTCTCGAGGGGCTCCGCGAGCTGCGGCGCTGCTCCCGACTCGCGCTCATCGCGGCCGGCGTGAACTTCCTCGTCGTCCCGGTCGTGGCGTTCGCACTCACGCGGCTGCTGCCGGACGAGGCGATCCGGCTCGGCGTCCTCACCTACTGCCTCGCACCCTGCACCGACTGGTTCCTCGGCTTCACCCGACTCGCGAAGGGCGACACCACGACCGGGGCCGCGCTCGTCCCGCTCCAGATGCTCATCCAGCTCGCGCTGTACCCGGCGTGGCTCGCCGTGTTCTCGGGGCTCCCGGGGAGCGGCGTGCTCGAGAGTGCCGTGCCTGCGCTGCTCACCTGGTTCGTGCTGCCCGCGGCGATCGGTCTCGGAATCGGGCTCGTCGCGCGACGTGTGCTGCCCGACCGGATCTCGGCATCCGTGGAGGCCGGGGTCGACCGGGCGGTGCCCGTGATCATCGCCCTGCTCGTCGTCGCCCTGTTCGCCGGCAACGTCGGGACGATCCTCGCCGAGCCGAGCGCCTTCGCGCTGGTGCTCGGCGTCGTCTTCCTCTTCTTCGTCGCCATGTGGGGCATCGGGGAGGCCGTCGCTCGCGCCTTCCGACTGCGGCGCGACGAGCACGCGCTGCTCACGATAACGACCTCGGCGCGCAACGCGCCGCTCATGATCGGCCTCACGTCGATCGCGCTGCCGGATCAACCCCTCGTCGTCGCCGCGATCGTGCTCGGCATGCTCATCGAGTTCCCACATCTGACGGTGCTCACGCACCTGCTGCGGCGCGGTCGCCGCGAGGCGCCCTCGGTCGGACCGGCTCGCGTCGCGGCCTGA
- a CDS encoding TetR/AcrR family transcriptional regulator, with product MSYHHGNLRATLLARAVEVVDDEGVDALSMRQLARDAGVSHGATSRHFPERRALLDAVAVVGFERLDAALRTAANTPSDDLRDVFESVARAYVAFATTHARLLELMYTAKHDPDASTQLVTTAHGCTDIIHELVRRGQAEGIVRTGSADEFTVAAFASVHGLAAIITADLLDGTPAPAAIDAVLQLVWGGLTSD from the coding sequence ATGTCATACCACCACGGCAACCTGCGGGCGACGCTGCTCGCACGCGCCGTCGAGGTCGTCGACGACGAGGGCGTCGACGCACTCTCGATGCGGCAGCTCGCGCGCGACGCGGGCGTGAGTCACGGCGCGACCTCACGCCACTTCCCCGAACGCCGGGCCCTGCTCGACGCCGTCGCGGTCGTCGGCTTCGAGCGCCTCGACGCGGCCCTCCGTACCGCCGCGAACACCCCTAGCGACGACCTGCGGGACGTCTTCGAGTCGGTCGCCCGCGCCTACGTCGCGTTCGCGACGACCCATGCCCGGCTGCTGGAACTCATGTACACCGCGAAGCACGACCCCGACGCGAGCACGCAGCTCGTGACGACCGCACACGGGTGCACCGACATCATCCACGAGCTCGTGCGCCGTGGGCAGGCCGAAGGCATCGTCCGCACGGGCTCGGCCGACGAGTTCACCGTCGCGGCGTTCGCCTCGGTCCACGGCCTCGCGGCGATCATCACGGCCGACCTGCTCGACGGAACCCCCGCCCCCGCGGCGATCGACGCCGTCCTACAACTCGTGTGGGGCGGTCTCACGAGCGACTGA